From a single Candidatus Methylacidiphilales bacterium genomic region:
- a CDS encoding ATP-binding protein: MAKWFSSIPLERWFIFGLGLIALILVGMVGMHWYVNRAFRDSVHWVDHTHAEISLAREIGVAVERLGAMEWAYVSTGDLRYLREAAGFRKQLADDIQTLQGLSRDGDSIEGELDGFKKNAMESLALLDRILPLAEQGDYPSARRLIEEQSGAGKVAVMQKQLQSFVQSQGQELAQYQRNLAWANKMGKTVVWIFTFSLVLIVGVGLVIVRYELAVRQRLVAAETAARARAENADRMKSGFLASMSHEIRTPMNGILGMAGLLLETRLEHHQKDYVDTIKNCGESLLILINDILDFSKIEAGKLAFETVDFDLRETIEGVMDLLADAAARKKLELTSFIEPDVPVFLCGDPGRLRQVLMNLTANAIKFTEKGEVQVTVSKVSESAESVKVMVTVRDTGIGIEPEVQRTLFQPFVQGDVSTSRRYGGTGLGLAISKHLVEMMGGEIAVDSQPGNGTVFHFTAAYRRQPFKENTALLPNLERIKGLPILILEENDTVRRNLENQLGAWRLRTSSTRDPDEAGTLLARAHREGDAFRMVLVDAALVPGRGEEWLRLLVREYGAKIVLLVPVDYPLKHEGQEGLEDYPTLTKPIKQNLLYQIILKYGGVGSAVSPAVSTAQNVRRTARSTGTRPVQSLSFSGLRILVAEDNPVNQRVTVGQLRQLGIQAEAVANGLEVLRVTQGIPYPVILMDCQMPEMDGYETSRQIRLRESTGHPRTHIIALTANAMLGDRERCLEAGMDDYLAKPVKPQQLEQALRRAMESLPADRRVSGAVSPADGPAVDRNLVYSLRSLGEGDGSSMVLELIRVFLEDVYVRQQTLRTALASGDRESLRRTAHSIKGSAGNFGARPLVEMAQQAEQLAEDGRLAEMPRLVEGIEAEIRRVHQELHQISLEMQSA, translated from the coding sequence ATGGCGAAGTGGTTTTCTTCCATACCCCTCGAGCGTTGGTTCATCTTCGGGCTGGGCCTGATCGCCCTCATCCTGGTTGGCATGGTGGGGATGCATTGGTATGTCAACCGGGCCTTCCGCGACAGCGTACACTGGGTCGACCACACCCATGCGGAGATTTCCCTGGCCCGGGAGATCGGGGTGGCCGTGGAACGCCTGGGGGCCATGGAATGGGCCTACGTTTCGACGGGGGACCTCCGATATCTGCGCGAGGCGGCCGGATTCCGCAAGCAGTTGGCCGACGACATCCAAACGCTCCAGGGGCTCAGCCGTGACGGGGACAGCATCGAGGGGGAACTGGATGGCTTCAAAAAGAACGCCATGGAAAGTCTGGCCCTCCTCGACCGCATCCTCCCCCTGGCCGAACAGGGTGATTACCCGTCCGCCCGCCGGTTGATCGAGGAACAGTCCGGGGCGGGCAAGGTCGCCGTCATGCAGAAACAACTGCAATCGTTCGTCCAATCCCAAGGGCAGGAACTGGCCCAATACCAGCGCAATCTGGCCTGGGCCAACAAAATGGGGAAGACCGTGGTTTGGATCTTCACCTTTTCCCTCGTCCTCATCGTCGGGGTCGGTCTGGTCATCGTGCGCTACGAACTGGCCGTCCGGCAACGGTTGGTCGCCGCTGAAACCGCCGCCCGGGCCCGGGCCGAGAACGCCGACCGCATGAAGTCGGGGTTCCTGGCCAGCATGAGCCATGAGATCCGCACCCCGATGAACGGCATCCTGGGCATGGCCGGACTCCTCCTCGAAACCCGGCTCGAGCACCACCAGAAGGATTACGTCGACACGATCAAAAACTGCGGGGAGTCGCTCCTGATCCTGATCAATGACATTCTCGATTTTTCCAAGATCGAGGCCGGCAAGCTGGCCTTCGAGACGGTGGATTTTGACCTCCGTGAAACCATCGAGGGCGTGATGGACCTGCTGGCCGATGCGGCCGCACGCAAAAAACTCGAATTGACCTCATTCATCGAACCGGATGTTCCGGTGTTCCTCTGCGGGGACCCCGGCCGCCTGCGCCAGGTGTTGATGAACCTGACCGCCAATGCCATCAAGTTCACCGAGAAAGGCGAGGTCCAGGTCACGGTCTCCAAGGTTTCGGAAAGTGCCGAATCGGTCAAAGTGATGGTGACGGTCCGCGATACCGGGATCGGGATCGAGCCGGAAGTCCAGCGCACCCTTTTCCAGCCTTTTGTCCAAGGGGATGTCTCGACCTCCCGCCGATACGGGGGCACGGGCCTGGGTCTGGCCATCTCCAAGCACCTGGTCGAGATGATGGGCGGGGAGATCGCGGTCGACAGCCAGCCGGGCAACGGCACGGTCTTCCACTTCACAGCCGCCTACCGGCGGCAGCCGTTCAAGGAGAACACCGCCCTGTTGCCCAACTTGGAGCGGATCAAGGGGCTGCCCATCCTCATCCTGGAAGAAAACGACACCGTCCGCCGCAACCTGGAGAACCAACTGGGGGCATGGCGGCTGCGCACCTCGTCCACCCGTGATCCCGACGAGGCCGGCACCCTGCTGGCGCGGGCCCACCGCGAAGGCGACGCCTTCCGCATGGTCCTGGTCGATGCCGCCCTGGTCCCGGGGCGGGGGGAGGAATGGCTGCGTCTGTTGGTGAGGGAGTATGGGGCGAAAATCGTCCTCCTGGTGCCGGTGGACTATCCGCTGAAGCACGAGGGCCAGGAAGGCCTGGAGGACTACCCGACCCTGACCAAGCCGATCAAACAAAACCTGCTCTACCAGATCATTCTCAAATACGGTGGCGTGGGCAGTGCGGTTTCACCCGCCGTCTCCACGGCGCAAAACGTCCGTCGCACGGCACGGAGCACCGGGACCCGACCCGTCCAGAGCCTGTCCTTCTCCGGGCTGAGAATCCTGGTTGCCGAGGACAACCCGGTCAACCAACGGGTGACCGTCGGCCAGCTGCGCCAGCTGGGCATCCAGGCGGAGGCGGTGGCCAACGGCCTCGAGGTCCTGCGTGTCACCCAGGGCATCCCTTACCCGGTCATCCTGATGGATTGCCAGATGCCGGAGATGGACGGTTATGAAACCAGCCGCCAGATCCGCCTGCGGGAGAGCACCGGCCACCCCAGGACCCATATCATCGCGCTCACAGCCAATGCCATGCTGGGGGACCGGGAGCGCTGCCTGGAAGCGGGCATGGACGACTATCTGGCCAAGCCGGTCAAGCCGCAGCAGTTGGAGCAGGCTTTGCGCCGGGCGATGGAGAGCCTGCCCGCGGATCGACGGGTGTCCGGGGCCGTCTCGCCGGCGGACGGTCCGGCGGTGGACCGGAACCTGGTGTATTCCCTGCGCAGCCTGGGCGAGGGGGATGGCTCCAGCATGGTGCTGGAGCTGATCCGGGTTTTTCTGGAGGATGTGTATGTGCGCCAGCAGACCCTGCGCACCGCGCTGGCTTCCGGGGACCGTGAGTCCCTGCGCCGAACCGCCCACAGCATCAAGGGATCGGCGGGCAATTTCGGTGCCCGTCCCCTGGTGGAGATGGCCCAACAGGCCGAGCAACTGGCGGAAGACGGGCGACTGGCCGAAATGCCCCGTTTGGTCGAGGGGATCGAGGCGGAGATCCGCCGGGTGCACCAGGAATTGCACCAAATCAGCCTGGAGATGCAGAGCGCATGA
- a CDS encoding DUF4230 domain-containing protein has protein sequence MKRDWTGVAVFLCATLGLGMVVKSCGDRLAEAPRKAREEVMAAARDAGAVIQEVFHLQPRVTVQETLVLGQSAPVAELAVIEQDFPLTFNWSHEWLGSTKRVLVTATWRAKAGFDLMKPFHVEIDPETRAVSADLPAAEILSVELGSDLQWQGGSGWWNKLTEEDRQGVMRDFRARAREKIEASGLAARAEAEVRQRLQELLDRQENRRPFEFRFRREQPPAATGPAR, from the coding sequence ATGAAACGCGACTGGACCGGGGTGGCGGTGTTCCTGTGTGCCACCCTTGGCCTGGGCATGGTGGTAAAATCCTGCGGCGACCGCCTGGCCGAGGCCCCGCGCAAGGCGCGCGAGGAAGTGATGGCCGCGGCCCGGGACGCGGGCGCGGTCATCCAGGAAGTCTTCCATCTCCAGCCCCGGGTCACCGTGCAGGAAACCCTCGTCCTGGGCCAGTCGGCGCCGGTGGCCGAACTCGCGGTGATCGAACAGGACTTTCCCCTGACCTTCAATTGGAGCCATGAGTGGCTGGGCAGCACCAAGCGCGTCCTGGTCACGGCCACCTGGCGGGCCAAGGCGGGCTTCGACCTGATGAAGCCGTTCCATGTCGAGATCGACCCGGAAACACGCGCGGTCTCGGCCGATCTGCCCGCGGCGGAGATCCTGAGTGTGGAACTGGGCAGCGACCTGCAATGGCAGGGCGGCAGCGGATGGTGGAACAAGCTGACCGAGGAGGACCGCCAGGGGGTGATGCGGGACTTCCGGGCCCGGGCCCGGGAGAAGATCGAGGCCTCGGGCCTGGCCGCCCGGGCCGAGGCGGAAGTGCGCCAGCGTCTGCAGGAATTGCTGGATCGCCAGGAAAACCGCCGGCCCTTCGAATTCCGCTTCCGGCGGGAGCAACCTCCGGCCGCCACCGGGCCGGCCCGTTGA
- the dnaB gene encoding replicative DNA helicase: MIAQLEGRSGAKVSIKLEGLPPIHSVEAERSVLGAMLSDPEHVIDRAAERLRAEDFFHPAHQALYTALLEMRNKGQPVDPSTVLQFLEDRKLADSVGGAPVLGELSAGVISVLTAPTHIETVRAKSLLRHLQQACAQIVYSAQERQHEVDAVLDEAESQIFKITETGVSQTVMEPRKVVLSAIDMIQRNVDMKGRYDGLPSGFHDLDQMTTGFKPQEMIVIAARPGVGKTALALTMAKSFVKARYDAEKDRMVEPGYPVGIFSLEMSAQQLMVRLLASYANVSLQSIREGKLSSHELDALSLVAEQVAGLPLYIDESSMLNIGQLRAKARRMKQMHGIEALIIDYLQLLTSSSEKARDNRQVEVAEISRGIKGLARELNIPIIVLAQLNRKPEEGNQDPALHHLRESGSIEQDADIVMLLSRKFEKEEGDSGPGSPFKATLHVAKQRNGPTGKVDLIFHGAYTRYDSAPRDPK, encoded by the coding sequence ATGATTGCGCAGTTGGAGGGCCGTTCCGGGGCCAAGGTTTCCATCAAACTCGAGGGGCTTCCGCCCATCCACAGTGTCGAGGCCGAACGCTCGGTGCTGGGGGCCATGCTTTCCGACCCCGAGCACGTGATCGACCGGGCGGCCGAGCGCCTGCGGGCGGAGGATTTCTTCCATCCCGCGCACCAGGCGCTCTACACCGCCCTGTTGGAGATGCGCAACAAGGGACAACCGGTCGATCCCTCGACCGTGCTGCAATTCCTGGAGGACCGCAAGCTGGCCGATTCCGTCGGTGGGGCCCCGGTTCTGGGGGAATTGTCGGCCGGGGTCATCTCCGTGCTGACCGCGCCCACGCACATCGAAACCGTGCGGGCCAAGAGCCTGCTCCGCCACCTCCAGCAGGCCTGCGCCCAGATCGTTTACAGCGCGCAGGAGCGGCAGCACGAGGTGGATGCGGTGCTGGACGAGGCCGAGAGCCAGATCTTCAAGATCACCGAGACCGGGGTGTCCCAGACCGTGATGGAACCGCGCAAGGTGGTGCTCAGCGCCATCGACATGATCCAGCGGAACGTGGACATGAAAGGCCGTTATGATGGATTGCCCAGCGGCTTCCACGACCTCGATCAGATGACGACCGGCTTCAAGCCGCAGGAAATGATCGTCATCGCCGCCCGTCCCGGCGTCGGCAAAACCGCCCTGGCCCTGACCATGGCGAAAAGTTTCGTCAAGGCGCGCTACGATGCCGAGAAGGACCGCATGGTCGAGCCCGGCTACCCGGTGGGGATCTTCTCGCTGGAAATGTCGGCCCAGCAATTGATGGTCCGCCTGCTGGCCTCCTACGCCAACGTCAGCCTGCAATCGATCCGCGAGGGCAAGTTGAGCAGCCACGAACTGGACGCCCTCAGCCTGGTGGCCGAGCAGGTGGCCGGGCTGCCGCTTTACATCGATGAATCGAGCATGCTCAACATCGGCCAGTTGCGGGCCAAGGCGCGGCGGATGAAGCAGATGCACGGCATCGAGGCCCTGATCATCGACTACCTCCAATTGCTGACCTCCTCGAGCGAGAAGGCCCGGGACAACCGCCAGGTGGAAGTGGCGGAGATCTCCCGCGGCATCAAGGGCCTGGCCCGCGAGCTCAACATCCCGATCATCGTGCTGGCCCAGCTCAACCGCAAACCCGAGGAAGGCAACCAGGATCCCGCTTTGCACCACCTGCGCGAATCCGGTTCGATCGAGCAGGATGCCGACATCGTCATGCTCCTGAGCCGCAAGTTTGAAAAGGAAGAGGGGGACAGCGGTCCGGGCAGTCCGTTCAAGGCCACCCTGCACGTGGCCAAGCAGCGCAACGGTCCCACCGGCAAAGTGGACCTGATCTTCCACGGGGCCTACACCCGCTACGATTCCGCCCCGCGCGATCCCAAGTGA
- a CDS encoding SET domain-containing protein-lysine N-methyltransferase, with the protein MHTARSTVRRLPGAPHLEVRGSAIHGRGIFARRDVAKGTRLIEYVGERITKAESIRRAERQYDSHRSDQNHGAVYIFEITKRHDIDGNVSWNPARWINHSCEPNSEAVIERGRVWIEAIRDIRQGEEISYDYGYDYAHHLEHPCRCGTDSCPGYIVRQGLRWRLRKKLQKPAAR; encoded by the coding sequence ATGCACACCGCCCGTTCCACCGTCCGCCGCCTCCCCGGCGCCCCCCACCTCGAGGTCCGCGGGTCGGCCATCCACGGCCGGGGGATTTTTGCCCGGCGGGACGTGGCCAAGGGCACACGCCTGATCGAATACGTCGGCGAACGCATCACCAAGGCGGAGTCGATCCGCCGAGCCGAGCGTCAGTACGACAGCCACCGCAGCGACCAGAACCACGGCGCGGTTTACATCTTCGAGATCACCAAGCGGCACGACATCGACGGCAACGTCTCCTGGAACCCGGCACGCTGGATCAACCATTCCTGCGAACCCAACAGCGAGGCCGTCATCGAGCGCGGCCGGGTCTGGATCGAGGCCATCCGGGACATCCGGCAGGGCGAGGAAATCTCCTACGACTACGGCTACGACTACGCACACCATCTGGAACACCCCTGCCGTTGCGGCACCGATTCCTGCCCCGGCTACATCGTGCGCCAGGGACTGCGCTGGCGCTTGCGGAAGAAACTCCAAAAACCCGCCGCCCGTTGA
- a CDS encoding AAA family ATPase, translated as MSDQLQILADAIAAGSDTKSEAIGEAMKGLFGTRFHKRSASHLDQERPPFIRNAYGKNGAESEHVAYAGFINPENPPSGPYGGTSLVWFPRPEGCLIDFGIGTQGLSPDEGVLTRPGHRRRIESLRKHLVSLGVTAWARQDPATMGMPVPKVVSDMLPAWKSVFDRYGNELYCLAEVPKDNPELAKRVVQAFVDLYAYERGWEVLKAAEDEYQSFIASLHCAWLATPSKDEIARLLKSRRFVVLEGPPGTGKSRIAKQILKEAFADNGVITQFHPSTTYEDFVAGLSPDVANAALRFQTRAGHLMEAAKKAGESDALLVIDEINRADLGRVLGEAIYLFEAGHQEEARVVRLPHEIDGAHEFGLPNNLFVLATMNTADRSVARMDLAIRRRFAFITMMPDREVVKSTSTDMGLKLFEALCDVFLEFAPDDALALMPGHSYFIASDDVVLRDRLRYELLPLVDEYLREGYLGPASGALHAVRNLIADSSSGS; from the coding sequence ATGAGCGACCAACTTCAAATCCTTGCAGACGCGATAGCTGCGGGCTCAGACACAAAAAGCGAAGCCATCGGCGAGGCCATGAAAGGCCTCTTCGGTACTCGTTTCCACAAACGCTCCGCATCACATCTTGACCAAGAACGTCCACCATTCATCCGTAATGCGTATGGTAAAAATGGCGCTGAGTCCGAGCACGTGGCCTATGCAGGTTTTATAAATCCGGAAAACCCACCAAGCGGTCCGTACGGAGGAACGAGTTTGGTCTGGTTTCCACGCCCAGAGGGATGTTTGATTGACTTCGGGATAGGAACGCAGGGCCTTAGTCCAGACGAAGGTGTTTTGACACGCCCCGGCCATCGCCGTCGAATTGAGAGTCTTCGGAAGCACTTGGTTAGCCTCGGTGTTACCGCGTGGGCACGACAGGACCCAGCGACAATGGGCATGCCCGTTCCAAAGGTCGTAAGTGACATGTTGCCCGCTTGGAAGTCGGTTTTCGATAGATACGGCAATGAGCTCTACTGCTTGGCGGAGGTGCCAAAGGACAACCCCGAACTCGCAAAGCGCGTAGTGCAGGCCTTCGTGGATCTTTACGCATATGAGCGAGGTTGGGAGGTTCTGAAGGCAGCTGAAGATGAATATCAATCGTTCATTGCAAGCCTTCACTGCGCATGGCTGGCGACTCCGTCAAAGGATGAGATTGCTCGTCTGCTAAAATCCCGTCGTTTTGTTGTTCTTGAAGGCCCGCCTGGAACTGGTAAGTCGCGAATCGCGAAACAGATCCTCAAAGAGGCCTTCGCTGACAACGGCGTCATTACCCAATTTCACCCCTCGACGACATACGAAGATTTTGTCGCCGGCTTGTCTCCCGACGTTGCCAACGCAGCATTGCGATTCCAAACGCGCGCTGGCCACTTAATGGAGGCTGCGAAAAAAGCAGGTGAAAGCGACGCTCTCCTTGTAATCGACGAGATCAACCGCGCAGATCTCGGGCGTGTTCTCGGTGAGGCAATCTATCTCTTTGAAGCCGGACATCAGGAAGAGGCCCGGGTGGTAAGATTGCCCCATGAAATCGACGGCGCGCACGAATTCGGCCTACCTAATAATCTGTTTGTCCTCGCCACAATGAACACTGCGGATCGCAGTGTCGCACGCATGGACCTCGCCATTCGCAGAAGGTTCGCTTTCATCACGATGATGCCCGATCGCGAGGTCGTAAAGTCCACTAGCACCGACATGGGTCTGAAACTGTTTGAGGCATTGTGCGATGTGTTTCTCGAGTTTGCCCCCGACGATGCACTTGCGCTGATGCCAGGGCACTCTTATTTCATTGCAAGCGATGATGTAGTGCTACGAGACCGCCTGCGTTACGAACTACTGCCGCTGGTTGACGAGTATCTTCGTGAGGGTTATCTGGGCCCGGCTTCAGGAGCGCTTCATGCCGTTCGTAACCTCATTGCTGACTCAAGCAGTGGATCCTAA
- a CDS encoding PIN domain-containing protein has product MAGQVFDSYALLAYLRNEPGADTVQAILEKAGGRGSNVMMSEVNYAEVQYITRRKSGEHAWDQVAASLETLPIEFIPTSRDLADTAASFKVENRLSLADAFAAALAKQKKAGLVTGDKKFAALEKQVKIVWIGK; this is encoded by the coding sequence ATGGCTGGTCAGGTTTTCGATAGCTATGCCCTCTTGGCTTATCTGCGTAACGAACCAGGAGCGGATACCGTTCAGGCCATTTTGGAAAAAGCGGGAGGCCGCGGTTCCAACGTGATGATGTCCGAGGTGAACTATGCCGAAGTGCAATACATCACTAGGCGGAAAAGCGGGGAGCATGCCTGGGATCAGGTAGCGGCATCGCTGGAAACCCTGCCCATCGAGTTTATTCCCACATCACGGGACCTGGCCGATACGGCCGCATCATTCAAAGTTGAAAACCGCCTGAGTCTCGCCGATGCCTTTGCCGCAGCCCTGGCAAAACAGAAAAAAGCGGGACTTGTGACAGGCGACAAAAAATTTGCAGCACTCGAAAAGCAGGTCAAGATTGTCTGGATTGGCAAGTGA
- a CDS encoding AbrB/MazE/SpoVT family DNA-binding domain-containing protein, translating into MKPVPEAHLVTFTTKGQIVIPSALRRRLEIEEGTRASITATEDGILLRPITAATIRQARGIIAGKPGQKSLADEWAEHKREEMRLEDK; encoded by the coding sequence ATGAAGCCCGTTCCCGAAGCCCATCTGGTCACGTTCACCACCAAGGGCCAGATCGTCATTCCTTCGGCCCTTCGGCGCCGGCTTGAAATCGAAGAGGGAACCCGGGCCAGCATCACGGCCACGGAAGATGGCATCCTGCTCCGGCCGATTACTGCGGCTACCATCCGACAGGCGAGGGGTATCATCGCCGGTAAACCGGGGCAGAAGTCGCTGGCTGATGAGTGGGCCGAACACAAACGCGAAGAAATGCGTTTGGAGGACAAGTAA
- a CDS encoding DUF2442 domain-containing protein gives MTAVRCWIDGRRVCLELEDQRIVSFPAARYPLLAHAPQELLESVKLRVQGQALRWEELDEDIWVADAVTGRFPRSLTPA, from the coding sequence GTGACAGCGGTCCGATGCTGGATCGACGGCCGCCGGGTATGCCTAGAACTGGAAGACCAACGGATCGTCAGTTTTCCCGCGGCCCGGTATCCTCTCCTGGCCCACGCCCCGCAAGAACTTCTGGAATCGGTAAAACTCCGTGTGCAGGGGCAGGCTTTGCGCTGGGAGGAATTGGACGAGGATATCTGGGTGGCCGATGCTGTGACAGGCCGTTTCCCCAGATCTCTGACCCCTGCCTGA
- a CDS encoding DUF4160 domain-containing protein, which translates to MPTVLRVGPYRFHFYSRETNEPPHIHVARGDLEAKFWLKPVSLAANQGYPSHEVTAIARLVEEHCETLLLAYHKFHG; encoded by the coding sequence ATGCCAACGGTTCTCCGGGTGGGTCCCTATCGGTTCCATTTTTACAGCCGAGAAACCAACGAGCCCCCGCACATCCATGTGGCCCGGGGCGATCTGGAGGCGAAATTCTGGCTCAAGCCGGTTTCTCTGGCTGCCAATCAGGGCTATCCGTCCCACGAAGTGACCGCGATCGCCCGTCTCGTGGAAGAACATTGCGAAACCCTGCTTCTGGCCTATCATAAATTCCATGGGTAA
- a CDS encoding DUF2283 domain-containing protein encodes MAEKLKVWFDAEADFLEVRFSDVAGYEKETNHDAVMERVDDRGHVVGFSIMGVSQFRKGKPLEADLASA; translated from the coding sequence ATGGCCGAAAAGTTAAAAGTCTGGTTCGACGCTGAGGCGGATTTCCTCGAAGTCCGTTTTTCCGATGTTGCGGGCTACGAGAAAGAAACCAACCACGATGCCGTGATGGAGCGGGTGGATGACCGGGGCCACGTCGTCGGGTTCAGCATCATGGGCGTAAGCCAATTCAGAAAAGGGAAGCCCCTGGAAGCCGACCTGGCCTCTGCCTGA
- a CDS encoding GIY-YIG nuclease family protein, protein MAWVYILKGNNGRHYIGSTVDLEARLEQHLRGHTHTTKRLGPELQILASREFPTLPEARSFERFLKAKKNPRLALHHLQNG, encoded by the coding sequence ATGGCTTGGGTTTACATCCTCAAAGGCAACAACGGCCGCCATTACATCGGATCGACGGTCGATCTGGAGGCGCGGCTGGAACAACACCTCCGCGGCCATACCCACACCACAAAGCGATTGGGCCCGGAGTTGCAGATCCTGGCCTCGCGCGAATTTCCCACTTTGCCAGAAGCGCGAAGTTTTGAGCGATTTCTCAAAGCCAAGAAAAATCCCAGGCTAGCGCTACATCACCTGCAAAACGGCTAG
- the leuB gene encoding 3-isopropylmalate dehydrogenase, with amino-acid sequence MNIAVLSGDGIGPEVMEASLAVFEKVSAKFSLRPRFTEALVGGIAIDREGRALPDKTVEVCRANEAILFGSVGGPKWESLPPNEQPERAALLPLRKIFGLYANLRPAICYPELVGASPIKNELMPGGFDILVVRELTGGIYFGQPKKTEKTERGEKATDTLVYETYEIERATRVAFEAARTRSKKVHLIDKANVLESSLLWRKTVKRIAADYPGIQLEFMYVDNAAMQVMKNPRQFDVMLCENMFGDILSDEVAAATGSLGLLPSASLAEGAFGLYEPSGGTAPDIAGKGIANPIAQILSIALMLEYTFKQHEAAAAIQAAVRKVIASGVRTADIWAEGCQKVGTKAMGEAIAGAL; translated from the coding sequence ATGAATATCGCAGTCTTGAGCGGCGACGGCATTGGTCCTGAAGTCATGGAAGCCTCCCTGGCCGTCTTTGAAAAAGTATCGGCCAAGTTTTCCCTCCGGCCCCGGTTCACCGAGGCCCTGGTCGGGGGCATCGCCATCGACCGGGAAGGCCGGGCGCTGCCGGACAAGACCGTCGAGGTGTGCCGGGCCAACGAGGCCATCCTCTTCGGATCGGTGGGCGGGCCCAAGTGGGAGTCGCTGCCCCCGAACGAACAACCCGAGCGCGCCGCCCTCCTGCCTTTGCGCAAGATCTTCGGCCTTTACGCCAACCTCCGTCCGGCCATCTGCTACCCCGAGTTGGTGGGGGCCTCGCCGATCAAGAACGAACTCATGCCCGGCGGATTCGACATCCTGGTCGTGCGCGAGCTGACCGGGGGGATCTACTTCGGCCAGCCCAAAAAGACCGAGAAGACCGAGCGGGGGGAAAAAGCCACCGATACGCTGGTTTATGAGACCTACGAGATCGAGCGCGCCACCCGGGTGGCCTTCGAGGCCGCCAGGACCCGTTCCAAGAAAGTCCACCTCATCGACAAGGCCAACGTGCTGGAGAGTTCCCTCCTGTGGCGCAAGACCGTCAAGCGCATCGCCGCCGACTATCCCGGCATCCAGTTGGAATTCATGTATGTCGACAACGCCGCCATGCAGGTGATGAAGAACCCGCGGCAATTCGACGTCATGCTGTGCGAGAACATGTTCGGCGACATCCTGAGCGACGAGGTGGCGGCGGCCACGGGTTCGCTCGGATTGCTGCCCAGTGCGTCACTGGCCGAGGGCGCCTTCGGCCTTTACGAGCCGAGCGGCGGGACGGCTCCCGACATCGCCGGGAAAGGCATCGCCAACCCCATCGCGCAGATCCTGTCCATCGCCCTCATGCTGGAATACACCTTCAAGCAACACGAGGCGGCGGCGGCGATCCAGGCGGCGGTGAGAAAAGTCATCGCCTCCGGGGTGCGCACGGCCGACATCTGGGCCGAGGGCTGCCAGAAAGTCGGCACCAAGGCCATGGGCGAGGCGATCGCCGGGGCGCTTTAG